A DNA window from Xiphias gladius isolate SHS-SW01 ecotype Sanya breed wild chromosome 3, ASM1685928v1, whole genome shotgun sequence contains the following coding sequences:
- the gjc1 gene encoding gap junction gamma-1 protein isoform X2 has translation MSWSFLTRLLEEIHNHSTFVGKLWLTVLIVFRIVLTAVGGESIYYDEQSKFVCNSGQPGCENVCYDAFAPLSHVRFWVFQIILVAMPSLMYMGYAVNKIARLDEAKGGGGSAAVRTGGGGYTHRKPRKICFGARQHRGIEETEEDQEDDPMIYEVPEIEPPKRPRDPLQPTPRPKVRHDGRKRIQDEGLMRVYVMQLVSRTVLEAGFLAGQYLLYGFRVMPVFVCSGKPCPHSVDCFVSRPTEKTIFLRIMYGVTVLCLTLNVWEMLHLGIGSICDILRRRRCPPQEDEYQLGLLGTNGGVESSVGVAGPEAGSEGGVGGDGAADYVGYPFSWNTPSAPPGYNIVVKPEQMPYTDLSNAKMACKQNRANIAQEEQQQFGSNEDNFPTGGEARVALNKDMIQQAHEQLEAAIQAYSQQHRAEEQLGDNQDDKPQSNIIQAQPQPQSQPQKERKHKFKNGKGGSSGGGSSSNSSSSKSGEGKPSVWI, from the coding sequence ATGAGCTGGAGCTTCCTCACGCGGCTGCTGGAGGAGATCCACAACCACTCCACCTTCGTGGGGAAGCTGTGGCTCACTGTGCTCATCGTCTTCCGCATTGTTCTCACCGCAGTTGGGGGAGAATCCATCTACTACGACGAACAGAGCAAGTTTGTCTGCAACTCGGGCCAGCCAGGCTGCGAGAACGTCTGCTACGATGCCTTCGCCCCTCTGTCTCACGTACGCTTCTGGGTCTTCCAGATCATCTTGGTGGCGATGCCCTCTCTCATGTACATGGGCTATGCTGTCAACAAGATTGCACGATTGGATGAAGCTAAAGGAGGAGGTGGATCTGCTGCGGTCAGAACAGGAGGAGGGGGTTACACACACAGGAAGCCCAGGAAAATCTGCTTTGGAGCACGGCAGCACCGGGGCATCGAGGAGACCGAGGAGGACCAGGAGGATGATCCCATGATCTACGAGGTGCCAGAGATCGAGCCCCCTAAAAGGCCACGGGATCCACTGCAACCCACACCTAGACCCAAAGTCCGGCATGACGGGCGCAAGCGCATTCAAGATGAGGGGTTGATGCGGGTCTACGTTATGCAGCTGGTGTCTCGTACAGTGCTAGAAGCGGGCTTCCTTGCAGGCCAGTACTTGCTGTATGGGTTCCGCGTGATGCCAGTGTTCGTGTGCTCGGGGAAGCCTTGTCCTCACAGCGTTGATTGCTTTGTGTCGCGGCCTACAGAGAAGACCATCTTCCTGCGCATCATGTACGGTGTCACCGTCCTCTGCCTCACACTCAATGTTTGGGAGATGCTCCATTTGGGGATCGGGTCCATCTGTGACATTCTTCGCCGACGGCGCTGCCCACCTCAGGAGGACGAGTACCAGTTGGGTTTGCTGGGCACCAACGGGGGTGTGGAGAGCTCCGTAGGGGTAGCAGGGCCCGAGGCAGGCTCTGAGGGAGGGGTGGGTGGAGATGGGGCTGCTGATTATGTGGGTTACCCTTTCTCTTGGAACACGCCATCAGCTCCACCTGGCTACAACATTGTGGTCAAACCTGAGCAGATGCCCTACACAGACCTTAGCAATGCTAAAATGGCGTGCAAGCAGAACCGGGCAAACATCGCCcaagaggagcagcagcaatTTGGTAGCAATGAGGATAACTTTCCCACTGGAGGAGAGGCCCGCGTGGCTCTGAACAAAGACATGATCCAGCAAGCCCATGAGCAACTGGAGGCGGCCATCCAGGCCTACAGtcagcagcacagagcagaggagcagcTTGGGGACAACCAGGACGACAAGCCCCAAAGTAACATCATCCAGGCCCAACCTCAGCCACAGTCACAGCCTCAGAAAGAGCGCAAGCATAAATTCAAGAACGGGAAAGGAGGCAGCAGCGggggaggcagcagcagcaacagcagcagcagcaaatcaGGAGAGGGCAAGCCCTCTGTATGGATTTGA
- the gjc1 gene encoding gap junction gamma-1 protein isoform X1: MSWSFLTRLLEEIHNHSTFVGKLWLTVLIVFRIVLTAVGGESIYYDEQSKFVCNSGQPGCENVCYDAFAPLSHVRFWVFQIILVAMPSLMYMGYAVNKIARLDEAKGGGGSAAPRKICFGARQHRGIEETEEDQEDDPMIYEVPEIEPPKRPRDPLQPTPRPKVRHDGRKRIQDEGLMRVYVMQLVSRTVLEAGFLAGQYLLYGFRVMPVFVCSGKPCPHSVDCFVSRPTEKTIFLRIMYGVTVLCLTLNVWEMLHLGIGSICDILRRRRVGGDGAADYVGYPFSWNTPSAPPGYNIVVKPEQMPYTDLSNAKMACKQNRANIAQEEQQQFGSNEDNFPTGGEARVALNKDMIQQAHEQLEAAIQAYSQQHRPQKERKHKFKNGKGGSSGGGSSSNSSSSKSGEGKPSVWI; the protein is encoded by the exons ATGAGCTGGAGCTTCCTCACGCGGCTGCTGGAGGAGATCCACAACCACTCCACCTTCGTGGGGAAGCTGTGGCTCACTGTGCTCATCGTCTTCCGCATTGTTCTCACCGCAGTTGGGGGAGAATCCATCTACTACGACGAACAGAGCAAGTTTGTCTGCAACTCGGGCCAGCCAGGCTGCGAGAACGTCTGCTACGATGCCTTCGCCCCTCTGTCTCACGTACGCTTCTGGGTCTTCCAGATCATCTTGGTGGCGATGCCCTCTCTCATGTACATGGGCTATGCTGTCAACAAGATTGCACGATTGGATGAAGCTAAAGGAGGAGGTGGATCTGCTGCG CCCAGGAAAATCTGCTTTGGAGCACGGCAGCACCGGGGCATCGAGGAGACCGAGGAGGACCAGGAGGATGATCCCATGATCTACGAGGTGCCAGAGATCGAGCCCCCTAAAAGGCCACGGGATCCACTGCAACCCACACCTAGACCCAAAGTCCGGCATGACGGGCGCAAGCGCATTCAAGATGAGGGGTTGATGCGGGTCTACGTTATGCAGCTGGTGTCTCGTACAGTGCTAGAAGCGGGCTTCCTTGCAGGCCAGTACTTGCTGTATGGGTTCCGCGTGATGCCAGTGTTCGTGTGCTCGGGGAAGCCTTGTCCTCACAGCGTTGATTGCTTTGTGTCGCGGCCTACAGAGAAGACCATCTTCCTGCGCATCATGTACGGTGTCACCGTCCTCTGCCTCACACTCAATGTTTGGGAGATGCTCCATTTGGGGATCGGGTCCATCTGTGACATTCTTCGCCGACGGC GGGTGGGTGGAGATGGGGCTGCTGATTATGTGGGTTACCCTTTCTCTTGGAACACGCCATCAGCTCCACCTGGCTACAACATTGTGGTCAAACCTGAGCAGATGCCCTACACAGACCTTAGCAATGCTAAAATGGCGTGCAAGCAGAACCGGGCAAACATCGCCcaagaggagcagcagcaatTTGGTAGCAATGAGGATAACTTTCCCACTGGAGGAGAGGCCCGCGTGGCTCTGAACAAAGACATGATCCAGCAAGCCCATGAGCAACTGGAGGCGGCCATCCAGGCCTACAGtcagcagcacaga CCTCAGAAAGAGCGCAAGCATAAATTCAAGAACGGGAAAGGAGGCAGCAGCGggggaggcagcagcagcaacagcagcagcagcaaatcaGGAGAGGGCAAGCCCTCTGTATGGATTTGA